One window of the Notolabrus celidotus isolate fNotCel1 chromosome 23, fNotCel1.pri, whole genome shotgun sequence genome contains the following:
- the sec24d gene encoding protein transport protein Sec24D isoform X2 — protein MSQQGYVAAPPYSQAQPGMGGYQGGFGAGPAQPLYGHYGGQPQAFAAPPTGVMKPPVSTAAGMPPPPASSQYNQNIQQNGAHPQRYPAPPASSAYGQPLQSPYNSVASQAPPPAQQLTNQMSAMNLGNYAPGPMLNPPPPTQQPFQTAPPPAMGQPPMPPGPQSPLMSPQMSPPQSPPASMAMGGPAMAGPAMAGPPMAGPPMAGPPMAGPPMAGMGRPFPGPPPTGPGGFQQAGPGAASPLGYQQQAGPFGGPMSGPQPGMPGGFPGAPGGLAGPPQKKLDADSIPSTTQVIEEDQGKQGGQVYSTNIRGQVPPLVTTDFSVQDQGNASPRFMRCTTYTLPCTADLAKQCQVPLAAIVKPFASLPKNETPLYIVNHGDTGPIRCNRCKAYMCPYMQFIDGGRRYQCGFCTCVNEVPVQYFQHLDHMGRRVDFYERPELSLGSYEFAATLEYCKNNKAPNPPAYIFMIDVSYNNIKSGLVKLICEELKTLLENLPREDGMESSAIKVGFVTYNKVLHFYNVKSALAQPQMMVVSDTAEMFVPLLDGFLVNYQDSRAVIFNLLDQIPDMFADTSESETVFAPVIQAGVEAFKAAECSGKLFIFQSSMPTAEAPGKLKNRDDKKLVNTEKEKTLFQPQKGVYEQLSKDCVAQGCCVDLFIFPSQYVDLATMGDVPSHTGGSVYKYNNFQVETDGEHFLRDLRKDVQKNIGFDAVMRVRTSTGFRATDFFGAIHMNNTTDVEMAAVDCDKAVTVELKHDDTLSEETGAHMQCALLYTTISGQRRLRIHNLSLNCSSQLMELFKSCETDSLINFFSKSAYRAILNQPLKNVREILVNQTAHMLACYRKNCASPSAASQLILPSAMKVLPVYMNSLMKSGPLVGSTELSTDERAHQRLSVMAMGVEDTQLLLYPRLVPLHNMDTGSEALPAPVRCSEEGLTDSGMYLLENGHSMFLWLGQASPPDLVQNIFNVPSLGHLQGNMCSLPELDNPLSKKVRSIINELLEKRPNSMKLQIVRQRDKPEMLFRQFLVEDKSLHGGASYMDFLTYVHREIRQLLT, from the exons ATGAGTCAACAAGGTTATGTCGCTGCACCCCCCTACTCCCAAGCCCAGCCAGGGATGGGGGGCTATCAAGGTGGATTTGGAGCTGGTCCTGCTCAACCCCTCTACGGACACTATGGGGGACAGCCTCAGGCATTTGCAGCTCCACCCACAG GTGTGATGAAACCCCCGGTGTCTACTGCTGCTGGCATGCCTCCACCTCCAGCATCCAGTCAGTACAATCAAAACATCCAGCAGAATGGCGCACATCCACAAAG ATACCCTGCTCCACCTGCTTCCTCTGCTTATGGACAACCTCTACAGTCACCATATAACAGCGTGGCCTCACAGGCCCCGCCTCCAGCACAGCAGCTCACCAATCAGATGAGTGCTATGAACTTGGGCAACTATG CTCCAGGTCCCATGCTGAACCCTCCTCCTCCAACACAGCAGCCATTCCAAACAGCTCCTCCTCCAGCGATGGGTCAGCCCCCAATGCCTCCAGGTCCACAGTCGCCCCTCATGTCCCCCCAGATGTCTCCACCACAGTCACCCCCAGCGAGCATGGCGATGGGAGGCCCAGCGATGGCAGGCCCAGCGATGGCAGGTCCACCAATGGCAGGCCCACCGATGGCAGGTCCACCAATGGCAGGCCCACCGATGGCAG GCATGGGTAGACCCTTTCCTGGACCACCTCCAACAGGCCCTGGAGGTTTCCAGCAGGCTGGTCCTGGAGCTGCCAGTCCACTGGGATACCAGCAGCAAGCAG GTCCATTTGGGGGACCAATGTCTGGGCCCCAGCCAGGAATGCCAGGGGGCTTTCCTGGAGCACCAGGTGGACTGGCGGGACCACCTCAGAAGAAACTGGACGCTGACTCCATTCCCAGCACA ACTCAAGTCATCGAGGAAGACCAGGGGAAACAAGGAGGGCAAGTCTACAGCACAAACATCAGAGGACAGGTTCCTCCTCTGGTCACCACAGACTTCTCAGTACAGGATCAAG GCAATGCCAGTCCCAGGTTCATGCGCTGCACCACCTACACCCTCCCGTGTACCGCCGACTTGGCTAAACAATGCCAAGTACCCCTGGCTGCCATTGTGAAACCCTTCGCCAGTTTGCCAAAGAATGAG ACTCCTCTTTATATCGTGAACCATGGTGACACAGGACCGATCCGCTGCAATCGATGCAAGGCTTACATGTGTCCCTACATGCAGTTTATTGACGGAGGACGTCGCTACCAGTGTGGTTTCTGCACTTGTGTCAACGAAG TTCCCGTCCAGTATTTCCAACATCTCGACCACATGGGCCGGAGGGTGGACTTCTATGAGAGACCTGAGCTGTCTCTGGGGTCCTATGAGTTTGCAGCCACCCTGGAGTACTGCAAG AACAACAAGGCTCCAAACCCTCCTGCCTACATCTTCATGATTGACGTGTCCTACAACAACATTAAGAGCGGACTGGTCAAGCTGATATGTGAAGAGCTTAAGACTCTGCTGGAGAATCTGCCCAG AGAGGACGGTATGGAGAGCTCTGCCATCAAAGTGGGCTTCGTCACCTACAACAAGGTCCTCCACTTCTACAATGTGAAGAGCGCTCTGGCCCAGCCCCAGATGATGGTGGTGTCGGACACTGCCGAGATGTTCGTCCCGCTGCTCGATGGTTTCCTCGTCAACTACCAGGACTCCAGGGCTGTGATCTTCAA CCTGCTGGACCAGATCCCTGACATGTTTGCCGACACCAGCGAGAGCGAGACAGTCTTTGCCCCCGTCATCCAGGCTGGTGTGGAGGCATTCAAG GCAGCAGAGTGCAGCGGGAAGCTCTTCATCTTCCAGTCCTCCATGCCCACAGCGGAGGCCCCCGGCAAACTGAAGAACAGGGATGACAAAAAGCTGGtcaacacagagaaagaaaaa ACTCTGTTCCAGCCTCAGAAAGGAGTGTACGAGCAGCTGTCAAAGGACTGTGTGGCACAGGGCTGCTGTGTGGATCTCTTTATCTTCCCAAGCCAGTATGTGGACTTGGCAACTATGGGTGACGTGCCCTCACACACCGGAGGCTCCGTCTACAAGTACAAcaacttccag gtggagacagatggagagcaCTTCCTGAGAGACCTGAGGAAAGACGTGCAGAAGAACATCGGATTTGACGCAGTCATGCGAGTCCGTACCAGCACAG GCTTCAGAGCCACAGACTTCTTTGGTGCCATCCATATGAACAACACCACAGATGTGGAGATGGCAGCCGTAGATTGCGACAAGGCTGTGACCGTAGAGCTGAAGCATGATGACACGCTCAGTGAGGAGACGGGGGCACACATGCAG TGTGCCTTGCTGTACACCACCATCAGCGGGCAGCGACGTCTCCGCATCCATAACCTCAGTCTGAACTGCAGCTCACAGTTGATGGAGCTGTTCAAGAGCTGTGAGACTGACTCACTCATCAACTTCTTTTCCAAATCAG CTTATCGTGCCATATTGAACCAGCCGCTGAAGAATGTGAGGGAGATCCTGGTCAACCAGACGGCCCACATGCTGGCCTGCTACAGGAAGAACTGTGCCAGCCCGTCTGCTGCCAGCCAG CTGATCCTGCCCAGTGCCATGAAGGTGCTACCGGTCTACATGAACAGCCTGATGAAAAGCGGCCCCTTGGTTGGCAGCACTGAGCTCTCAACAGACGAAAGAGCTCATCAGCGGCTGTCAGTCATGGCCATGGGGGTGGAGGACACGCAGCTGCTGCTCTACCCACGTCTTGTCCCACTG cacaATATGGACACTGGCAGCGAGGCCCTCCCCGCTCCGGTACGCTGCTCAGAGGAGGGTCTGACAGACTCCGGCATGTACCTGCTGGAAAACGGCCACTCCATGTTTCTGTGGCTCGGCCAAGCGAGCCCGCCAGACCTCGTCCAGAACATCTTTAATGTGCCCTCCCTCGGCCACCTGCAAGGAAACATG TGTTCACTGCCAGAACTTGACAATCCACTGTCCAAGAAAGTCCGATCCATCATCAACGAGCTCCTCGAAAAGAGGCCAAACTCTATGAAG CTCCAGATCGTGAGGCAGCGGGACAAACCAGAGATGCTCTTCCGACAGTTCCTGGTGGAGGATAAAAGCCTGCACGGCGGAGCCTCCTACATGGACTTCCTTACCTACGTTCACCGAGAGATCAGGCAGCTGCTGACTTAA
- the sec24d gene encoding protein transport protein Sec24D isoform X1 — protein MSQQGYVAAPPYSQAQPGMGGYQGGFGAGPAQPLYGHYGGQPQAFAAPPTGVMKPPVSTAAGMPPPPASSQYNQNIQQNGAHPQRYPAPPASSAYGQPLQSPYNSVASQAPPPAQQLTNQMSAMNLGNYAPGPMLNPPPPTQQPFQTAPPPAMGQPPMPPGPQSPLMSPQMSPPQSPPASMAMGGPAMAGPAMAGPPMAGPPMAGPPMAGPPMAGPPMAGPPMAGMGRPFPGPPPTGPGGFQQAGPGAASPLGYQQQAGPFGGPMSGPQPGMPGGFPGAPGGLAGPPQKKLDADSIPSTTQVIEEDQGKQGGQVYSTNIRGQVPPLVTTDFSVQDQGNASPRFMRCTTYTLPCTADLAKQCQVPLAAIVKPFASLPKNETPLYIVNHGDTGPIRCNRCKAYMCPYMQFIDGGRRYQCGFCTCVNEVPVQYFQHLDHMGRRVDFYERPELSLGSYEFAATLEYCKNNKAPNPPAYIFMIDVSYNNIKSGLVKLICEELKTLLENLPREDGMESSAIKVGFVTYNKVLHFYNVKSALAQPQMMVVSDTAEMFVPLLDGFLVNYQDSRAVIFNLLDQIPDMFADTSESETVFAPVIQAGVEAFKAAECSGKLFIFQSSMPTAEAPGKLKNRDDKKLVNTEKEKTLFQPQKGVYEQLSKDCVAQGCCVDLFIFPSQYVDLATMGDVPSHTGGSVYKYNNFQVETDGEHFLRDLRKDVQKNIGFDAVMRVRTSTGFRATDFFGAIHMNNTTDVEMAAVDCDKAVTVELKHDDTLSEETGAHMQCALLYTTISGQRRLRIHNLSLNCSSQLMELFKSCETDSLINFFSKSAYRAILNQPLKNVREILVNQTAHMLACYRKNCASPSAASQLILPSAMKVLPVYMNSLMKSGPLVGSTELSTDERAHQRLSVMAMGVEDTQLLLYPRLVPLHNMDTGSEALPAPVRCSEEGLTDSGMYLLENGHSMFLWLGQASPPDLVQNIFNVPSLGHLQGNMCSLPELDNPLSKKVRSIINELLEKRPNSMKLQIVRQRDKPEMLFRQFLVEDKSLHGGASYMDFLTYVHREIRQLLT, from the exons ATGAGTCAACAAGGTTATGTCGCTGCACCCCCCTACTCCCAAGCCCAGCCAGGGATGGGGGGCTATCAAGGTGGATTTGGAGCTGGTCCTGCTCAACCCCTCTACGGACACTATGGGGGACAGCCTCAGGCATTTGCAGCTCCACCCACAG GTGTGATGAAACCCCCGGTGTCTACTGCTGCTGGCATGCCTCCACCTCCAGCATCCAGTCAGTACAATCAAAACATCCAGCAGAATGGCGCACATCCACAAAG ATACCCTGCTCCACCTGCTTCCTCTGCTTATGGACAACCTCTACAGTCACCATATAACAGCGTGGCCTCACAGGCCCCGCCTCCAGCACAGCAGCTCACCAATCAGATGAGTGCTATGAACTTGGGCAACTATG CTCCAGGTCCCATGCTGAACCCTCCTCCTCCAACACAGCAGCCATTCCAAACAGCTCCTCCTCCAGCGATGGGTCAGCCCCCAATGCCTCCAGGTCCACAGTCGCCCCTCATGTCCCCCCAGATGTCTCCACCACAGTCACCCCCAGCGAGCATGGCGATGGGAGGCCCAGCGATGGCAGGCCCAGCGATGGCAGGTCCACCAATGGCAGGCCCACCGATGGCAGGTCCACCAATGGCAGGCCCACCGATGGCAGGTCCACCAATGGCAGGCCCACCGATGGCAGGCATGGGTAGACCCTTTCCTGGACCACCTCCAACAGGCCCTGGAGGTTTCCAGCAGGCTGGTCCTGGAGCTGCCAGTCCACTGGGATACCAGCAGCAAGCAG GTCCATTTGGGGGACCAATGTCTGGGCCCCAGCCAGGAATGCCAGGGGGCTTTCCTGGAGCACCAGGTGGACTGGCGGGACCACCTCAGAAGAAACTGGACGCTGACTCCATTCCCAGCACA ACTCAAGTCATCGAGGAAGACCAGGGGAAACAAGGAGGGCAAGTCTACAGCACAAACATCAGAGGACAGGTTCCTCCTCTGGTCACCACAGACTTCTCAGTACAGGATCAAG GCAATGCCAGTCCCAGGTTCATGCGCTGCACCACCTACACCCTCCCGTGTACCGCCGACTTGGCTAAACAATGCCAAGTACCCCTGGCTGCCATTGTGAAACCCTTCGCCAGTTTGCCAAAGAATGAG ACTCCTCTTTATATCGTGAACCATGGTGACACAGGACCGATCCGCTGCAATCGATGCAAGGCTTACATGTGTCCCTACATGCAGTTTATTGACGGAGGACGTCGCTACCAGTGTGGTTTCTGCACTTGTGTCAACGAAG TTCCCGTCCAGTATTTCCAACATCTCGACCACATGGGCCGGAGGGTGGACTTCTATGAGAGACCTGAGCTGTCTCTGGGGTCCTATGAGTTTGCAGCCACCCTGGAGTACTGCAAG AACAACAAGGCTCCAAACCCTCCTGCCTACATCTTCATGATTGACGTGTCCTACAACAACATTAAGAGCGGACTGGTCAAGCTGATATGTGAAGAGCTTAAGACTCTGCTGGAGAATCTGCCCAG AGAGGACGGTATGGAGAGCTCTGCCATCAAAGTGGGCTTCGTCACCTACAACAAGGTCCTCCACTTCTACAATGTGAAGAGCGCTCTGGCCCAGCCCCAGATGATGGTGGTGTCGGACACTGCCGAGATGTTCGTCCCGCTGCTCGATGGTTTCCTCGTCAACTACCAGGACTCCAGGGCTGTGATCTTCAA CCTGCTGGACCAGATCCCTGACATGTTTGCCGACACCAGCGAGAGCGAGACAGTCTTTGCCCCCGTCATCCAGGCTGGTGTGGAGGCATTCAAG GCAGCAGAGTGCAGCGGGAAGCTCTTCATCTTCCAGTCCTCCATGCCCACAGCGGAGGCCCCCGGCAAACTGAAGAACAGGGATGACAAAAAGCTGGtcaacacagagaaagaaaaa ACTCTGTTCCAGCCTCAGAAAGGAGTGTACGAGCAGCTGTCAAAGGACTGTGTGGCACAGGGCTGCTGTGTGGATCTCTTTATCTTCCCAAGCCAGTATGTGGACTTGGCAACTATGGGTGACGTGCCCTCACACACCGGAGGCTCCGTCTACAAGTACAAcaacttccag gtggagacagatggagagcaCTTCCTGAGAGACCTGAGGAAAGACGTGCAGAAGAACATCGGATTTGACGCAGTCATGCGAGTCCGTACCAGCACAG GCTTCAGAGCCACAGACTTCTTTGGTGCCATCCATATGAACAACACCACAGATGTGGAGATGGCAGCCGTAGATTGCGACAAGGCTGTGACCGTAGAGCTGAAGCATGATGACACGCTCAGTGAGGAGACGGGGGCACACATGCAG TGTGCCTTGCTGTACACCACCATCAGCGGGCAGCGACGTCTCCGCATCCATAACCTCAGTCTGAACTGCAGCTCACAGTTGATGGAGCTGTTCAAGAGCTGTGAGACTGACTCACTCATCAACTTCTTTTCCAAATCAG CTTATCGTGCCATATTGAACCAGCCGCTGAAGAATGTGAGGGAGATCCTGGTCAACCAGACGGCCCACATGCTGGCCTGCTACAGGAAGAACTGTGCCAGCCCGTCTGCTGCCAGCCAG CTGATCCTGCCCAGTGCCATGAAGGTGCTACCGGTCTACATGAACAGCCTGATGAAAAGCGGCCCCTTGGTTGGCAGCACTGAGCTCTCAACAGACGAAAGAGCTCATCAGCGGCTGTCAGTCATGGCCATGGGGGTGGAGGACACGCAGCTGCTGCTCTACCCACGTCTTGTCCCACTG cacaATATGGACACTGGCAGCGAGGCCCTCCCCGCTCCGGTACGCTGCTCAGAGGAGGGTCTGACAGACTCCGGCATGTACCTGCTGGAAAACGGCCACTCCATGTTTCTGTGGCTCGGCCAAGCGAGCCCGCCAGACCTCGTCCAGAACATCTTTAATGTGCCCTCCCTCGGCCACCTGCAAGGAAACATG TGTTCACTGCCAGAACTTGACAATCCACTGTCCAAGAAAGTCCGATCCATCATCAACGAGCTCCTCGAAAAGAGGCCAAACTCTATGAAG CTCCAGATCGTGAGGCAGCGGGACAAACCAGAGATGCTCTTCCGACAGTTCCTGGTGGAGGATAAAAGCCTGCACGGCGGAGCCTCCTACATGGACTTCCTTACCTACGTTCACCGAGAGATCAGGCAGCTGCTGACTTAA
- the LOC117807374 gene encoding synaptopodin-2, with protein sequence MGTGDYICVTLRGGAPWGFTLREGEGDTYRPLILTQVEEDGRAFQAGVRDDDEAVSLNGEPCADLTLMQALELIDASIDCVQLLVKRYSAIPSDDNKSEEASCSERDSSGEVLESTTLHIVSPKHRSQSPNELYISESQDDAFNVELDIQFPKRPQLLCTQLHTLSLGDQKVQEENDEGTQRCLSPGDMVELQVSLSEQTLDDIGRTSLGSALGIEGELSNREAIITIPIITATTSHDGPSSFREPLGQRGVVLSSPSMLGQVEVILQKQPAASGAGRGILNVGGSVGSQSEGEEGGGCCEGVPGSFTVSFGIPSEEGTATEEQDSDSEGDQDKPNKHRARHARLRRGESQSEKQLKEAKSKCKRIALLLTAAPPNPNNKGVLMFKKHRQRAKKYTLVSYGTGEDEPDYSDEEDEENEDNKQGTHTVEFTLLAPNKSESDKQFLANAQSGKGVLTINLDKGLLEIERNLSNQEEMECLPETKGKGALMFAQRRLRMDEITAEHEELRRQGIPVEGVVEAEKKIEEHSYMQSTTESNAYMDVNIHQQSQQQQQYQQYQEQQYYEQQQSYQQQQQSYQQQQNYQQQQEQQQQQQQQQYQQQQQQYEQQHYQQQQMYQQRQQEYHQEQQQMQHYSTNINGTVQHQTNEMQSSFSNRSAKPFSAESMVNTTYSPAMSGTNQDSMGQGEQIASRDERISTPAIKTGILADTKRRNAGKPMFTFKEAPKVSPNPVLLNLLNRGDKKLGFESGPEEDYLSLGAEACNFLQSSRGKPKVPPPVAPKPMINPNSPPWSPQIEMTNQDMPQQAENSMSTPAVAPTAETALAPEPEPTSAPAPEPSPPPAPQEAPATITTEERHIWTHQPESQQQPLQVPTQEENSHINATQQAEHAPVTSWSAAQAQAQALAQAKAQAQAQALALAQAQAQAQAQAEAQAQAQAQAQAQAQAQAQAQAQAQALAQAQQQPSTNSWHPSQVQPQEPPPSQSPPQPPWVTRQPLQTQAQVQPPTNTWTPQIQPSWSQPQEQPHPQQQSQPPWTNPHEHPNQQQMQASWSQSQEPTRQQPQPPWAQPSLTESQQQPPWVTQPQQQTQLPWVQQVQPESQPQPPWVQQPQHQAPQQAWPQAQAPGQPQPPWVSAQPQQQQQPSMNPWPPSQAQAQVQPPWAQAAQAQPPAQPQANLNPWAPVPAQPESQPSWAQQPPEHGQHPMNTWAQDQNPAQHQPPWAQPAPPQPATNTWPSAQTQPQAPVNTWAPQAQQTPVNASMSILNPHPSPKPWNPPQSSPQSRTPPPPPQRMHSFTIGQRVSSPINPMATVLNPSSQGSAFEMPAVKGKGADMFAKRQSRMEKFVVDSETVQANKACRATSPVASLPTEWKYTPNALGRSYSLSPLARVPTTTGQRSASSSPKPPSWASSTPQARQTHWPEKGHKAPTPWEAASRHPFGMVDEAFSHQNLQQTLASNIRMAAQRKILPEPPAEWKARVSYQAPQKTGSQTWSQSQSCSPRRAPLPSFVPLTRSTISSPGGGAGYRSLPRQWQPKRSSTEGNLGPSVSYSEHKRPLGNQTYKPMYSSNTWSWKRGSHVTILHHDDQREENAGCSNLQGDPSSGRCRNGSWEESQYA encoded by the exons ATGGGCACCGGGGATTACATCTGCGTGACGCTGCGTGGTGGTGCACCCTGGGGATTCACCCTgcgggagggagagggggacaCCTATAGACCCCTAATACTCACCCAG GTAGAAGAAGACGGACGTGCCTTTCAGGCCGGAGTTCGGGATGATGATGAGGCGGTGTCACTTAATGGCGAACCATGTGCTGACCTCACCCTCATGCAAGCCTTGGAGCTCATTGACGCATCCATTGACTGTGTGCAGCTGCTTGTGAAAAG ATACAGTGCCATCCCTTCAGATGACAATAAATCAGAAGAGGCATCCTGTAGTGAAAGGGACTCATCTGGTGAGGTTCTTGAGAGCACCACCCTCCACATCGTCTCTCCAAAGCACAGGTCCCAGAGCCCAAATGAACTCTACATATCTGAGTCCCAGGATGATGCCTTCAATGTAGAGTTGGACATCCAGTTCCCCAAGAGACCCCAGCTGCTTTGCACACAGCTCCATACTCTCTCGCTTGGTGATCAGAAAGTCCAGGAGGAAAATGATGAAGGAACACAGCGGTGTCTCTCTCCTGGGGACATGGTGGAGCTCCAGGTGTCTCTTTCCGAGCAAACCTTGGATGACATAGGGAGAACATCTCTTGGGAGTGCTCTTGGTATTGAGGGGGAACTTTCAAACAGAGAGGCCATCATCACAATCCCGATCATCACCGCCACCACATCTCATGATGGGCCAAGCTCCTTCAGAGAGCCGCTTGGCCAGCGTGGAGTGGTGCTCAGCTCCCCTTCCATGCTGGGGCAGGTGGAGGTCATTTTGCAGAAGCAGCCAGCAGCATCAGGAGCAGGGAGGGGCATCCTGAATGTGGGTGGAAGTGTTGGATCCCAAAGcgagggagaagaaggaggagggtgTTGTGAGGGAGTCCCTGGGTCATTTACTGTCTCATTTGGAATTCCCTCAGAAGAGGGGACTGCCACAGAAGAGCAGGACTCTGACTCAGAAGGGGATCAAGACAAACCCAACAAACACCGGGCCAGGCATGCCA GGCTCAGGCGAGGCGAGAGTCAGTCAGAGAAGCAGCTGAAGGAGGCCAAGTCCAAATGTAAACGAATTGCTCTTCTTCTTACGGCTGCACCGCCCAACCCTAACAACAAGGGGGTGTTGATGTTCAAGAAACATCGGCAGAGGGCCAAGAAATACACACTTGTGAGCTACGGTACAGGAGAAGACGAACCTGACTACAGTGACGAAGAAGACGAGGAAAACGAGGACAACAAGCAAGGGACCCACACTGTTGAATTTACCCTTCTGGCCCCAAACAAATCTGAATCAGACAAGCAGTTTCTTGCTAATGCCCAAAGTGGAAAAGGTGTGCTGACAATCAACTTGGACAAGGGTCTGCTTGAGATTGAAAGGAACTTGAGTAACCAAGAAGAGATGGAGTGTTTGCCCGAAACCAAGGGAAAGGGCGCCTTGATGTTTGCCCAACGACGTCTAAGGATGGATGAGATTACTGCTGAACATGAGGAGCTAAGGCGCCAAGGGATTCCTGTAGAAGGAGTGGtggaggcagaaaaaaagatagaagagcACTCCTACATGCAGTCCACAACAGAGAGCAATGCTTATATGGATGTAAATATACACCAACAAagccagcagcaacaacagtaCCAGCAATATCAGGAGCAGCAGTACTATGAACAACAACAAAGCtatcaacagcaacaacagagctaccaacagcaacaaaactaccagcagcagcaggaacaacaacaacaacaacaacaacaacagtatcagcagcagcagcagcagtatgaACAACAGCATTATCAACAGCAGCAGATGTATCAGCAGCGGCAGCAAGAATATCATCAAGAGCAACAGCAAATGCAGCACTATTCTACAAACATCAATGGCACTGTCCAACACCAAACCAATGAAATGCAGAGCTCTTTCAGCAATCGTTCTGCAAAGCCGTTCTCAGCAGAAAGCATGGTAAATACCACTTATTCTCCTGCAATGAGTGGGACCAATCAAGATTCTATGGGCCAAGGAGAGCAGATAGCTTCTCGAGATGAGCGTATTTCTACCCCTGCAATCAAGACTGGCATTTTGGCGGATACGAAAAGAAGAAATGCAGGCAAGCCGATGTTCACATTTAAGGAAGCACCAAAGGTATCACCTAACCCTGTACTGCTAAACCTTCTTAACAGGGGTGATAAGAAGTTAGGCTTTGAGTCAGGACCTGAGGAGGACTACCTCAGCCTTGGCGCTGAGGCATGTAATTTCCTCCAGTCTTCAAGAGGTAAACCCAAGGTTCCTCCACCAGTGGCTCCAAAGCCTATGATCAACCCCAACTCTCCTCCTTGGTCCCCACAGATAGAAATGACCAACCAGGACATGCCTCAACAGGCTGAAAATAGTATGTCAACACCTGCTGTAGCCCCCACCGCTGAGACTGCCCTTGctccagaaccagagccaaccTCTGCACCTGCCCCCGagccctcccctcctcctgcccCCCAGGAGGCTCCTGCCACTATCACAACAGAGGAACGGCACATATGGACTCACCAGCCAGAATCTCAACAACAACCTTTGCAAGTGCCGACCCAAGAGGAAAACAGTCACATCAATGCTACCCAGCAGGCTGAGCATGCTCCTGTGACAAGCTGGTCTGCAGCACAAGCCCAAGCCCAAGCCCTAGCCCAAGCCAAAGCCCAAGCCCAGGCACAAGCACTAGCACTAGCACAGGCCCAAGCCCAAGCCCAAGCCCAAGCTGAAGCCCAGGCCCAAGCCCAAGCCCAAGCCCAAGCCCAAGCCCAAGCCCAAGCCCAAGCCCAAGCTCAAGCTCAAGCCCTGGCCCAAGCCCAACAACAGCCATCTACTAATTCATGGCACCCATCTCAAGTGCAGCCACAGGAACCACCTCCAAGTCAGTCACCACCACAGCCACCTTGGGTGACACGTCAGCCTCTGCAGACCCAAGCACAGGTTCAGCCACCCACAAATACTTGGACCCCTCAAATTCAGCCATcctggagtcagcctcaagagCAACCACATCCTCAGCAACAGTCTCAGCCACCCTGGACAAACCCTCATGAGCATCCAAATCAGCAGCAAATGCAAGCAAGTTGGAGTCAGTCTCAAGAACCAACGCGACAGCAGCCCCAGCCCCCATGGGCACAGCCATCATTAACAGAGAGTCAACAACAACCACCATGGGTGACACAACCACAGCAACAAACCCAGCTTCCTTGGGTTCAACAAGTTCAGCCAGAATCCCAACCACAACCTCCATGGGTTCAGCAACCACAGCATCAGGCTCCTCAACAAGCATGGCCGCAGGCCCAAGCCCCAGGCCAGCCTCAACCACCTTGGGTTTCAGCACAGcctcagcagcaacagcaacctTCAATGAATCCATGGCCTCCATCACAAGCTCAAGCCCAAGTTCAGCCACCCTGGGCCCAAGCAGCCCAAGCACAGCCTCCAGCTCAACCCCAAGCCAATTTGAATCCATGGGCACCAGTACCTGCACAGCCTGAGTCCCAACCGTCATGGGCCCAGCAGCCGCCAGAACATGGACAGCATCCAATGAATACTTGGGCCCAAGATCAAAACCCTGCTCAACATCAACCACCTTGGGCTCAACCTGCTCCACCCCAGCCAGCAACAAATACATGGCCTTCAGCTCAGACACAGCCTCAGGCACCTGTGAATACCTGGGCACCACAGGCACAACAGACACCTGTGAATGCTTCTATGTCAATATTGAACCCCCATCCTTCTCCAAAACCTTGGAATCCACCACAGAGTTCCCCCCAAAGCCGGACCCCTCCACCCCCACCACAGCGAATGCACTCATTCACCATTGGTCAAAGAGTTTCATCACCCATCAACCCAATGGCCACTGTCTTAAATCCATCATCCCAAGGTTCAGCTTTTGAGATGCCAGCGGTTAAAGGAAAAGGAGCTGATATGTTTGCAAAGAGGCAGTCTCGCATGGAGAAGTTTGTTGTGGACTCTGAGACTGTGCAAGCAAACAAGGCATGCCGGGCAACATCGCCAGTTGCTTCCTTACCTACTGAGTGGAAGTATACACCCAAT GCACTTGGCAGGAGCTACTCCCTCTCTCCATTAGCCAGAGTGCCAACCACCACAGGCCAGAGGTCAGCCTCTTCCTCCCCCAAGCCTCCTTCTTGGGCCTCCTCAACTCCCCAAGCAAGGCAGACACACTGGCCAGAGAAGGGTCACAAAGCCCCAACGCCCTGGGAGGCAGCCTCCCGTCACCCCTTCGGCATGGTGGATGAAGCCTTCTCTCACCAGAACCTCCAGCAAACCCTCGCCTCGAACATCCGCATGGCAGCCCAGCGTAAGATTCTGCCTGAGCCACCGGCAGAGTGGAAGGCCAGGGTTTCTTACCAAGCCCCGCAGAAAACAGGCAGCCAGACTTGGAGCCAGAGTCAAAGCTGCAGCCCACGTCGAGCTCCACTTCCATCATTTGTGCCCCTGACGAGGAGCACCATCTCCAGTCCTGGAGGGGGTGCTGGATACAGGTCTCTGCCCAGACAGTGGCAGCCTAAGAGGTCTTCGACAGAGGGGAACCTGGGGCCATCAGTGTCCTACTCTGAGCATAAGAGGCCCTTAGGGAACCAAACTTACAAGCCTATGTACAGCAGCAACACTTGGAGTTGGAAGCG GGGCAGCCATGTCACAATTCTCCACCATGACGACCAGAGAGAGGAAAATGCAGGCTGCAGCAATCTGCAGGGAGATCCAAGCTCAGGAAG